The following coding sequences are from one Cygnus olor isolate bCygOlo1 chromosome 2, bCygOlo1.pri.v2, whole genome shotgun sequence window:
- the SALL3 gene encoding sal-like protein 3 isoform X3, translated as MSRRKQAKPQHLKSDEELQAEVVSEHAVPGEGADDGDSGNESRSGSEETNVCEKCCAEFFKWTDFLEHKKNCTKNPLVLIVNEDETAPPPAEEFPEPSPASSPSDQAESEVAEEGAQTENNDSSEIKSTEKEEEPMEVETSVEKSFQNQGTSNTATPLPQIPEPSSMTSYTMPNTNVTLETLLSTKVAVAQFSQSARSTTSASISSGVTAVAIPMILEQLMALQQQQIHQLQLIEQIRSQVAMMNRQPLRPSLNPVIAAQGAPGQASNQLQGFATSAAIQLAAVIPPSIMGQATGGQPAAFDGSQHISRPTSGASTPNISSSGSSAPPESSVPSSSNAITSVTPVSVSNATNSASQPQNASTPPSIGHGSLTSVSNLPNPLLPQTSSNSVIFPNPLVSIAATANALDPLSALMKHRKGKPPNVSVFEPKSSSEDPFFKHKCRFCAKVFGSDSALQIHLRSHTGERPFKCNICGNRFSTKGNLKVHFQRHKEKYPHIQMNPYPVPEYLDNVPTCSGIPYGMSLPPEKPVTTWLDSKPVLPTIPTSIGLQLPPTIHGVNSFGDSPSITPMSRSPQRPSPASSECTSLSPSLNTSESGIPVSAESPQPIQSGSCLTKAEPVSLPPTGTRLGELSVGGQVSTASTSSVPTTVTDSSVSTSLPNPVLPAMSDQFKAKFPFGGLLDSMQTSETSKLQQLVENIDKKMTDPNQCVICHRVLSCQSALKMHYRTHTGERPFKCKICGRAFTTKGNLKTHFGVHRAKPPLRVQHSCPICQKKFTNAVVLQQHIRMHMGGQIPNTPLPEGFQDAMDSELSYDEKNIDTLSNFDDDIDENSMEEDPELKDAASDSSKPLISYSGSCPSSPPSVISSIAALENQMKMIDSVMNCQQLTSLKSIENGSGESDHLSNDSSSAVGDLESQSAGSPAMSESSSSMQALSPVNSNSESFRSKSPGLSNQEEPQEIQLKTEKPDSPPPATENGGALDLTSTNPGRPVIKEEAPFSLLFLNRERGPSQSTPSLVTSTAPTMIKMEVNGHSKPISLGEVPSLPAGIQVPAAPQTVMSPGITPMLAPPPRRTPKQHNCQSCGKTFSSASALQIHERTHTGEKPFGCTICGRAFTTKGNLKVHMGTHMWNNAPARRGRRLSVENPMALLGGDALKFSEMFQKDLAARAMNVDPNFWNQYAAAITNGLAMKNNEISVIQNGGIPQLPVSLGGGAIPPLSNLTSGMDKARTGSSPPIVGLDKASSETGASRPFTRFIEDNKEIGIN; from the exons ATGTCTCGTCGAAAGCAAGCGAAACCCCAGCATCTCAAATCGGACGAAGAGCTGCAAGCGGAGGTAGTTTCTGAGCACG CAGTcccaggggaaggagcagatgATGGTGACAGTGGGAATGAAAGCAGGAGTGGAAGTGAAGAAACCAACGTTTGTGAGAAATGCTGTGCAGAGTTCTTCAAGTGGACAGACTTCTTAGAGCACAAGAAGAACTGCACTAAAAACCCCCTGGTGCTGATTGTGAACGAAGATGAAACAGCTCCACCCCCTGCGGAGGAGTTCCCTGAGCCCTCACCTGCTAGCTCTCCTAGTGACCAGGCAGAGAGTGAAGTTGCTGAAGAAGGCGCccagacagaaaacaatgaCAGCTCTGAGATAAAAAGCAcggaaaaggaagaagagccAATGGAGGTAGAAACGTCTGTGGAGAAAAGTTTCCAGAATCAAGGCACCTCAAACACAGCTACTCCTCTACCTCAGATCCCTGAACCATCATCTATGACAAGCTACACCATGCCAAACACGAATGTCACACTAGAGACTCTGCTGAGCACTAAAGTGGCGGTCGCACAGTTCTCACAGAGCGCACGGTCCACCACTTCTGCCAGCATAAGCAGCGGGGTGACAGCTGTGGCCATCCCAATGATTCTGGAGCAGCTcatggctctgcagcagcagcagattcaCCAGCTCCAGCTCATCGAGCAGATCCGTAGTCAGGTGGCGATGATGAACCGCCAGCCGCTACGTCCATCCCTGAACCCTGTTATCGCTGCCCAGGGTGCTCCAGGGCAGGCATCGAACCAGCTGCAAGGGTTTGCCACAAGCGCTGCTATTCAGCTGGCTGCGGTCATTCCTCCTTCCATCATGGGACAGGCCACCGGTGGTCAGCCTGCTGCCTTTGACGGTTCTCAGCACATCTCAAGACCTACATCTGGAGCGAGTACGCCCAATATATCCAGCAGTGGCTCTTCTGCCCCACCTGAATCGAGTGTACCCTCCTCCTCTAATGCAATTACATCTGTAACTCCTGTTTCCGTGTCAAATGCTACTAACAGTGCTTCACAGCCCCAGAATGCTTCAACTCCACCTTCAATAGGACATGGAAGCCTCACCTCAGTTTCTAACCTGCCAAACCCACTTCTACCTCAGACTTCATCAAATAGTGTGATCTTCCCCAATCCGCTAGTTAGCATTGCTGCAACGGCTAATGCACTAGATCCTCTGTCTGCCCTTATGAAGCACCGCAAAGGAAAGCCACCAAATGTGTCAGTGTTTGAACCCAAGTCAAGCTCCGAGGACCccttttttaaacataaatgcCGATTTTGTGCCAAGGTCTTTGGAAGTGACAGTGCTTTACAAATACACCTCCGCTCACATACAGGTGAAAGACCTTTTAAATGTAACATATGCGGAAACCGGTTTTCCACAAAGGGAAACCTGAAAGTACATTTTCAGAGGCATAAAGAGAAATACCCTCATATCCAGATGAACCCCTATCCCGTTCCAGAATACCTCGATAATGTGCCCACTTGCTCTGGAATCCCATATGGGATGTCACTGCCCCCCGAAAAGCCAGTCACAACATGGTTAGACAGCAAACCTGTTTTACCAACCATCCCAACTTCCATTGGGCTCCAGCTGCCCCCCACTATACACGGTGTAAACAGTTTTGGAGATTCTCCAAGTATTACTCCCATGAGCCGGTCACCCCAGAGGCCTTCTCCTGCCTCCAGTGAATGCACTTCTTTATCCCCGAGCCTCAACACATCCGAGTCAGGCATTCCAGTGTCTGCTGAATCCCCGCAGCCCATTCAGAGCGGCTCATGTCTGACTAAGGCAGAACCTGTCAGTCTGCCTCCCACGGGCACACGGCTCGGGGAACTCTCTGTAGGTGGGCAAGTTTCCACAGCTTCCACATCTTCAGTTCCTACTACTGTTACAGACAGCAGTGTTTCAACAAGCCTCCCAAACCCTGTGCTTCCAGCAATGTCTGACCAGTTTAAGGCAAAATTTCCATTTGGTGGTCTGTTAGACTCTATGCAAACATCAGAAACCTCAAAACTGCAACAGCTGGTAGAGAACATTGATAAGAAGATGACAGATCCAAATCAATGTGTCATTTGTCACCGTGTGCTTAGTTGTCAGAGTGCTCTCAAGATGCATTACAGAACGCATACAGGAGAAAGaccatttaaatgcaaaatttgtGGACGTGCCTTTACTACAAAAGGCAAtctaaaaacacattttggagTTCATCGAGCGAAGCCCCCACTTAGAGTACAGCACTCATGTCCCATTTGTCAGAAGAAATTTACAAATGCAGTTGTTCTTCAGCAGCATATTCGTATGCATATGGGTGGGCAAATTCCAAACACGCCATTACCAGAGGGCTTCCAGGATGCCATGGACTCAGAGCTTTCCTATGATGAGAAGAACATTGACACATTGAGCAACTTCGATGATGACATTGATGAAAATTCTATGGAAGAGGACCCAGAGTTAAAGGATGCGGCAAGTGACTCATCCAAACCCCTTATCTCTTACTCTGGGTCATGTCCTTCTTCACCACCTTCTGTGATCTCCAGTATTGCTGCTTTGGAgaatcaaatgaaaatgattgaTTCTGTCATGAACTGTCAGCAGCTGACCAGTTTAAAATCCATAGAAAATGGATCAGGAGAAAGTGACCATTTAAGCAATGACTCCTCATCGGCTGTTGGCGATCTCGAAAGCCAGAGTGCAGGTAGCCCTGCAATGTCAGAGTCTTCTTCCTCCATGCAAGCTCTGTCTCCTGTAAATAGCAATAGTGAAAGTTTTAGATCAAAGTCTCCAGGTCTCAGTAACCAGGAAGAACCACaagaaatacaattaaagacagaaaaaccaGACAGTCCACCACCTGCAACTGAAAATGGAGGCGCATTAGATCTGACATCCACCAACCCAGGAAGACCGGTCATCAAAGAGGAGGCTCCTTTTAGCCTGCTGTTCCTGAACAGAGAACGTG GTCCCAGCCAAAGTACTCCTAGCCTGGTCACCAGTACAGCGCCTACCATGATCAAAATGGAAGTGAATGGTCACAGCAAGCCGATCTCTTTGGGTGAGGTTCCCTCGCTTCCAGCTGGAATCCAGGTTCCTGCTGCACCACAGACAGTGATGAGTCCGGGGATCACCCCTATGCTGGCACCCCCCCCTCGCCGGACTCCCAAGCAGCACAACTGTCAGTCTTGTGGGAAGACCTTCTCCTCAGCAAGTGCACTGCAGATACACGAGCGCACCCATACTGGTGAAAAACCGTTTGGTTGCACAATCTGTGGTAGAGCTTTTACCACAAAGGGGAATCTTAAG GTTCACATGGGAACTCACATGTGGAATAACGCCCCTGCACGCCGTGGCCGCCGCCTCTCCGTGGAAAACCCCATGGCTTTGCTGGGTGGTGATGCGCTGAAGTTCTCTGAGATGTTCCAGAAAGATTTGGCAGCTCGGGCCATGAATGTTGACCCCAATTTTTGGAACCAATATGCTGCAGCTATCACTAATGGACTTGCTATGAAGAACAATGAGATTTCTGTCATACAGAATGGAGGCATTCCTCAGCTCCCAGTAAGTCTAGGTGGAGGCGCCATCCCGCCTCTAAGTAACCTTACCAGTGGCATGGACAAAGCTcgcacaggcagcagccctcCCATTGTTGGTTTGGACAAAGCAAGTTCTGAAACTGGAGCCAGTCGTCCATTCACCAGATTTATTGAGGATAATAAAGAGATTGGCATTAATTAA
- the SALL3 gene encoding sal-like protein 3 isoform X2, with translation MSRRKQAKPQHLKSDEELQAEVVSEHAEKKPELPSESEKCRNGWEGCSSPPGAAARPAVPGEGADDGDSGNESRSGSEETNVCEKCCAEFFKWTDFLEHKKNCTKNPLVLIVNEDETAPPPAEEFPEPSPASSPSDQAESEVAEEGAQTENNDSSEIKSTEKEEEPMEVETSVEKSFQNQGTSNTATPLPQIPEPSSMTSYTMPNTNVTLETLLSTKVAVAQFSQSARSTTSASISSGVTAVAIPMILEQLMALQQQQIHQLQLIEQIRSQVAMMNRQPLRPSLNPVIAAQGAPGQASNQLQGFATSAAIQLAAVIPPSIMGQATGGQPAAFDGSQHISRPTSGASTPNISSSGSSAPPESSVPSSSNAITSVTPVSVSNATNSASQPQNASTPPSIGHGSLTSVSNLPNPLLPQTSSNSVIFPNPLVSIAATANALDPLSALMKHRKGKPPNVSVFEPKSSSEDPFFKHKCRFCAKVFGSDSALQIHLRSHTGERPFKCNICGNRFSTKGNLKVHFQRHKEKYPHIQMNPYPVPEYLDNVPTCSGIPYGMSLPPEKPVTTWLDSKPVLPTIPTSIGLQLPPTIHGVNSFGDSPSITPMSRSPQRPSPASSECTSLSPSLNTSESGIPVSAESPQPIQSGSCLTKAEPVSLPPTGTRLGELSVGGQVSTASTSSVPTTVTDSSVSTSLPNPVLPAMSDQFKAKFPFGGLLDSMQTSETSKLQQLVENIDKKMTDPNQCVICHRVLSCQSALKMHYRTHTGERPFKCKICGRAFTTKGNLKTHFGVHRAKPPLRVQHSCPICQKKFTNAVVLQQHIRMHMGGQIPNTPLPEGFQDAMDSELSYDEKNIDTLSNFDDDIDENSMEEDPELKDAASDSSKPLISYSGSCPSSPPSVISSIAALENQMKMIDSVMNCQQLTSLKSIENGSGESDHLSNDSSSAVGDLESQSAGSPAMSESSSSMQALSPVNSNSESFRSKSPGLSNQEEPQEIQLKTEKPDSPPPATENGGALDLTSTNPGRPVIKEEAPFSLLFLNRERGPSQSTPSLVTSTAPTMIKMEVNGHSKPISLGEVPSLPAGIQVPAAPQTVMSPGITPMLAPPPRRTPKQHNCQSCGKTFSSASALQIHERTHTGEKPFGCTICGRAFTTKGNLKVHMGTHMWNNAPARRGRRLSVENPMALLGGDALKFSEMFQKDLAARAMNVDPNFWNQYAAAITNGLAMKNNEISVIQNGGIPQLPVSLGGGAIPPLSNLTSGMDKARTGSSPPIVGLDKASSETGASRPFTRFIEDNKEIGIN, from the exons ATGTCTCGTCGAAAGCAAGCGAAACCCCAGCATCTCAAATCGGACGAAGAGCTGCAAGCGGAGGTAGTTTCTGAGCACG cagaaaaaaaacccGAACTTCCGTCCGAGAGCGAAAAGTGCCGAAATGGTTGGGAAGGCTGTTCGTCTCCTCCAGGAGCTGCGGCCCGGCCGG CAGTcccaggggaaggagcagatgATGGTGACAGTGGGAATGAAAGCAGGAGTGGAAGTGAAGAAACCAACGTTTGTGAGAAATGCTGTGCAGAGTTCTTCAAGTGGACAGACTTCTTAGAGCACAAGAAGAACTGCACTAAAAACCCCCTGGTGCTGATTGTGAACGAAGATGAAACAGCTCCACCCCCTGCGGAGGAGTTCCCTGAGCCCTCACCTGCTAGCTCTCCTAGTGACCAGGCAGAGAGTGAAGTTGCTGAAGAAGGCGCccagacagaaaacaatgaCAGCTCTGAGATAAAAAGCAcggaaaaggaagaagagccAATGGAGGTAGAAACGTCTGTGGAGAAAAGTTTCCAGAATCAAGGCACCTCAAACACAGCTACTCCTCTACCTCAGATCCCTGAACCATCATCTATGACAAGCTACACCATGCCAAACACGAATGTCACACTAGAGACTCTGCTGAGCACTAAAGTGGCGGTCGCACAGTTCTCACAGAGCGCACGGTCCACCACTTCTGCCAGCATAAGCAGCGGGGTGACAGCTGTGGCCATCCCAATGATTCTGGAGCAGCTcatggctctgcagcagcagcagattcaCCAGCTCCAGCTCATCGAGCAGATCCGTAGTCAGGTGGCGATGATGAACCGCCAGCCGCTACGTCCATCCCTGAACCCTGTTATCGCTGCCCAGGGTGCTCCAGGGCAGGCATCGAACCAGCTGCAAGGGTTTGCCACAAGCGCTGCTATTCAGCTGGCTGCGGTCATTCCTCCTTCCATCATGGGACAGGCCACCGGTGGTCAGCCTGCTGCCTTTGACGGTTCTCAGCACATCTCAAGACCTACATCTGGAGCGAGTACGCCCAATATATCCAGCAGTGGCTCTTCTGCCCCACCTGAATCGAGTGTACCCTCCTCCTCTAATGCAATTACATCTGTAACTCCTGTTTCCGTGTCAAATGCTACTAACAGTGCTTCACAGCCCCAGAATGCTTCAACTCCACCTTCAATAGGACATGGAAGCCTCACCTCAGTTTCTAACCTGCCAAACCCACTTCTACCTCAGACTTCATCAAATAGTGTGATCTTCCCCAATCCGCTAGTTAGCATTGCTGCAACGGCTAATGCACTAGATCCTCTGTCTGCCCTTATGAAGCACCGCAAAGGAAAGCCACCAAATGTGTCAGTGTTTGAACCCAAGTCAAGCTCCGAGGACCccttttttaaacataaatgcCGATTTTGTGCCAAGGTCTTTGGAAGTGACAGTGCTTTACAAATACACCTCCGCTCACATACAGGTGAAAGACCTTTTAAATGTAACATATGCGGAAACCGGTTTTCCACAAAGGGAAACCTGAAAGTACATTTTCAGAGGCATAAAGAGAAATACCCTCATATCCAGATGAACCCCTATCCCGTTCCAGAATACCTCGATAATGTGCCCACTTGCTCTGGAATCCCATATGGGATGTCACTGCCCCCCGAAAAGCCAGTCACAACATGGTTAGACAGCAAACCTGTTTTACCAACCATCCCAACTTCCATTGGGCTCCAGCTGCCCCCCACTATACACGGTGTAAACAGTTTTGGAGATTCTCCAAGTATTACTCCCATGAGCCGGTCACCCCAGAGGCCTTCTCCTGCCTCCAGTGAATGCACTTCTTTATCCCCGAGCCTCAACACATCCGAGTCAGGCATTCCAGTGTCTGCTGAATCCCCGCAGCCCATTCAGAGCGGCTCATGTCTGACTAAGGCAGAACCTGTCAGTCTGCCTCCCACGGGCACACGGCTCGGGGAACTCTCTGTAGGTGGGCAAGTTTCCACAGCTTCCACATCTTCAGTTCCTACTACTGTTACAGACAGCAGTGTTTCAACAAGCCTCCCAAACCCTGTGCTTCCAGCAATGTCTGACCAGTTTAAGGCAAAATTTCCATTTGGTGGTCTGTTAGACTCTATGCAAACATCAGAAACCTCAAAACTGCAACAGCTGGTAGAGAACATTGATAAGAAGATGACAGATCCAAATCAATGTGTCATTTGTCACCGTGTGCTTAGTTGTCAGAGTGCTCTCAAGATGCATTACAGAACGCATACAGGAGAAAGaccatttaaatgcaaaatttgtGGACGTGCCTTTACTACAAAAGGCAAtctaaaaacacattttggagTTCATCGAGCGAAGCCCCCACTTAGAGTACAGCACTCATGTCCCATTTGTCAGAAGAAATTTACAAATGCAGTTGTTCTTCAGCAGCATATTCGTATGCATATGGGTGGGCAAATTCCAAACACGCCATTACCAGAGGGCTTCCAGGATGCCATGGACTCAGAGCTTTCCTATGATGAGAAGAACATTGACACATTGAGCAACTTCGATGATGACATTGATGAAAATTCTATGGAAGAGGACCCAGAGTTAAAGGATGCGGCAAGTGACTCATCCAAACCCCTTATCTCTTACTCTGGGTCATGTCCTTCTTCACCACCTTCTGTGATCTCCAGTATTGCTGCTTTGGAgaatcaaatgaaaatgattgaTTCTGTCATGAACTGTCAGCAGCTGACCAGTTTAAAATCCATAGAAAATGGATCAGGAGAAAGTGACCATTTAAGCAATGACTCCTCATCGGCTGTTGGCGATCTCGAAAGCCAGAGTGCAGGTAGCCCTGCAATGTCAGAGTCTTCTTCCTCCATGCAAGCTCTGTCTCCTGTAAATAGCAATAGTGAAAGTTTTAGATCAAAGTCTCCAGGTCTCAGTAACCAGGAAGAACCACaagaaatacaattaaagacagaaaaaccaGACAGTCCACCACCTGCAACTGAAAATGGAGGCGCATTAGATCTGACATCCACCAACCCAGGAAGACCGGTCATCAAAGAGGAGGCTCCTTTTAGCCTGCTGTTCCTGAACAGAGAACGTG GTCCCAGCCAAAGTACTCCTAGCCTGGTCACCAGTACAGCGCCTACCATGATCAAAATGGAAGTGAATGGTCACAGCAAGCCGATCTCTTTGGGTGAGGTTCCCTCGCTTCCAGCTGGAATCCAGGTTCCTGCTGCACCACAGACAGTGATGAGTCCGGGGATCACCCCTATGCTGGCACCCCCCCCTCGCCGGACTCCCAAGCAGCACAACTGTCAGTCTTGTGGGAAGACCTTCTCCTCAGCAAGTGCACTGCAGATACACGAGCGCACCCATACTGGTGAAAAACCGTTTGGTTGCACAATCTGTGGTAGAGCTTTTACCACAAAGGGGAATCTTAAG GTTCACATGGGAACTCACATGTGGAATAACGCCCCTGCACGCCGTGGCCGCCGCCTCTCCGTGGAAAACCCCATGGCTTTGCTGGGTGGTGATGCGCTGAAGTTCTCTGAGATGTTCCAGAAAGATTTGGCAGCTCGGGCCATGAATGTTGACCCCAATTTTTGGAACCAATATGCTGCAGCTATCACTAATGGACTTGCTATGAAGAACAATGAGATTTCTGTCATACAGAATGGAGGCATTCCTCAGCTCCCAGTAAGTCTAGGTGGAGGCGCCATCCCGCCTCTAAGTAACCTTACCAGTGGCATGGACAAAGCTcgcacaggcagcagccctcCCATTGTTGGTTTGGACAAAGCAAGTTCTGAAACTGGAGCCAGTCGTCCATTCACCAGATTTATTGAGGATAATAAAGAGATTGGCATTAATTAA